The DNA region cagtgaacatttttatttttaacacaatgtattatattatcaataaagtaatattttaccttatgaatataaatatataaattaaatattaatgtacaaatatttttttcttttttctttttgatttttaaatatttacatttaataaaaaatgtacatatatatatatatatatatatatatatatatatatatatatatatatattcatgGTGATTTTCTATTAAATAGAGACTTTATTTTATGACAATTGAATTATTCcttataaattataaatatgagTATAATACActctctttttttttttttcaaacatatttatgtttattaaatatcataatatataatagtaaGGAAAATATATCCCCTTAAACGctttcataaaaaataaaacatgtagctgtaatttttttttttttttaatacaaactgttaaatatattaaataaataaatttcatttttttttttttctttctttgaaagaaatatataagttTAATAAATTTGGATTCTTTAccaaaaatataataattatatacacaaaaaaaaaataaaaataaataaataaatatacatatatatacattatattcATGTTTGTATGTTCATTTTTACCATTTATATGCAAcaaatttttctttaaaatttttaagaTGTAATACttctttcattttttccAAGAATGATGCAGTATTTGCATTATTTCTTTCAGGAGCTTCTATTGGGCTAATAATAGATTCACTTACGTTGTATTTGTCTAAGTGTTCTTTTGCAATTACATATTTGTTATCCTACAAATAcagaaaaaattaaaacacattgatatatatatatatatatatatatattcatatatttgtgtatttatatctacatatatattttatccttttgtttttatttcataaaaaCCTCAATCAAAATATGGGGCCCATCTGGTCTATTACATTCACGAAAAAGAACAAATTCCTTAGAACACATGGAAGGATCTGGTGATctagaaatattatttttataaacataaaaagacattcatatgtatgtatatatatatatatataataaatagtaaccgaagataatataatatatcaatacatataatatactttattattgttttttccttttttatcaaatatggtgtttttaaataaatataccTTGAACATTCCATGAGattattaatttcatttataCAGTAAGATTCCCCTGTActaatatatgtaaaaatatatatatatatataaaggaataatttataaaaatatacacatatatgttatatatatttaactACTAAGATCTATTATTTATTGCTcttaattatatatatatattttttttttaatttatattataaaaattattacattttaGAACACTGCCTTAATTCATTTTCAAATGATTTACATTTTCCAGGGTTCctattacttttatttaaacatttataatattttgattttaCTTCATTACATTTCTccttcattatttataagtaatattatatatgcttttaataaaaaatgttaatatatatataattatatgctaatcttttaaaataataaaacaatgAAAGTTCCTTTCCtgtttgtttttttttttttttatacagtcatttaattaatatattttatttatttttgtagGTGTAGCTCctgtattattttatatatatatatattaaatcataaaaatagtcttgtaatataataaaatttaattacTCTTTTTCTAAcataagaatatatatttatataatttattttcctgtgtaatttttatattacattaacattttagatatatcatatatatgtttttttattccaCATATCgttatgtatataaatgataatttttaatattacatttaaaatttaCACATGCTAATAATACATATGgttatgtttattttaaaattctttaataaaaatctttaaaaagaattatttatttaatattgtgttctttttcatttatatatattataaatatatatataataatttatatgttacataaaaagataataaagaaaataaaaatataaaggaaaagaggaaaaacaaaaaagaaaaaaatacatatacatatatatatatatatattagataTTCCTTTTATATCAAAGTTAAACGatcaaaaagaaaaaaaaaagaaaattaaaaaaaccacaaaaaaaatttcattatataaagaaaaaatatattacatatagGGGCAACAtacttttttaattttttcgTTCCGTAAATTTTCCAACAATACCAGGAATACGGCCTTTTTTCAACAAATCTTCATATTCAGTACATTTCGtctaaaaaaaagaaataaaatatataaatatatatatatatatatatatatatatattaatcaTTCGAATTACTCTAATTCCTCCAGGTAATTTATCTTTCCAAGGTTCAAGATTTTCAACAACTTTAggttttattatttcttttttcaaAGCTTTATGACAACTTTTCCCATCAGTTCTTTGACCCTTTCCTTTAAATTtctattaatataaataaatgttatattatatatatatatgtgtagatattatgataatatatatttatatatgacaaagaaatatttatatgaatatatattaagtaATATAAgtacattttttataacacTGATAATATTCAATGAATAATTAGTATTTCAATCAGTATATgttatgttattattatatatatattccttatttttattatttatttttttattatattattttattttttttttttttttttgtcttACGTTTTCTTCCTCTGGTACAACTTCGGTAACATATTGTACAGCTAAAAAGgtatattaaataaaaataaaataataaataaatacataatatatatatatatatatatatatatatatattttaccTTCGCTGTGATCTATTGGTTCTTCGAACTCCACTTCCACATCTGTTTCAATAATTGTACAGGCAAATGAAGGTTTTAAATCctaataagaaaaataaaacatacATGTTTTTACACGCATATGATTAATAGTTGTggataaatatatatattacaatttgcttagatttatatttattcatatctTTTATGTTGAACATACCACtattttaatttcataGGTTTTTCCTAAATAATGAATTACAATATTATCTCCAATAGTTAATGTAGCGTAATTTCTTAAAGCGGTTTCAAGactaaaaaataaaataaaataaatataaatcataatattatataaaataattatatatacatataagttatatatttttatacattattaataaCATACACAGCTCTATGATTCGATAATTCCATAAAATCTTTAGAACATGGCTTGAGCTTTACAAATGTCCCTTTAGGTAAACTAACACTTGTAACCCTTACAATATCACcttcttttaaatttaattgTTGCATCATctataataaaatatattaaaaaaaaaaaaaaaaaaaagtcATTAAttgaacaaataaaaaataaagtatgtatatttaaaatatatttatatatattatatgtattcttttttcttaCCCAATATGGCATGTGACATGTACCTTCATCAGAAATAAATTCCAAGACCCCACTATGAGTTCTTTTATCCtataaagaagaaaataataaggaaaaatacatatatataaatatatatatatatatatatatattaatgtttTAACAAATTCATTTGTACCGTGTATGGATTCGAAACTTCAAATAACATGGGCCAGGATATATGTCTTCTTGCCAAGGCATTTAAAGCCGTCTGTGGAAGTATAactaaataaaaataaaatatataaatatattatatatatatatatattgcAAAACACGCctaaattattatatatttcaatttatttatgtaaaacatatatatatttatatatttatatttacttttatttCCATTTTCCATATCATCTTTTCCTATAAATGATACAGGATAACATGTATATTCTTCTTGGAATGGTTCAGACACATTCAAAAAATCCCTTGGCCATaaattattcaaattaCTAAATCCCCACTGAAACgaaaaaagatatataatatatatatatatataaatatattatatatatatatatatatttgccttttaataattataaaaaatatatgtataaatatatatatatatatatatataataaatcaaataaaGATTTAATTCCTATAATTCTTTTgaatattaaatgaatgtggaaaagaattattatatttatgttttaatatattttaaagcatatattatttcactatatatataataaatacatttttttgtacatattttaattcttatttttataatacaattttaattatgttatatattttttttaataaaagcacatattatatttcttcttgtacttcatatatttatagatttaatt from Plasmodium gaboni strain SY75 chromosome 14, whole genome shotgun sequence includes:
- a CDS encoding hypothetical protein (conserved Plasmodium protein, unknown function), encoding MKEKCNEVKSKYYKCLNKSNRNPGKCKSFENELRQCSKITGESYCINEINNLMECSRSPDPSMCSKEFVLFRECNRPDGPHILIEDNKYVIAKEHLDKYNVSESIISPIEAPERNNANTASFLEKMKEVLHLKNFKEKFVAYKW
- a CDS encoding putative ubiquitin fusion degradation protein UFD1 encodes the protein MWGFSNLNNLWPRDFLNVSEPFQEEYTCYPVSFIGKDDMENGNKIILPQTALNALARRHISWPMLFEVSNPYTDKRTHSGVLEFISDEGTCHMPYWMMQQLNLKEGDIVRVTSVSLPKGTFVKLKPCSKDFMELSNHRAVLETALRNYATLTIGDNIVIHYLGKTYEIKIVDLKPSFACTIIETDVEVEFEEPIDHSEAVQYVTEVVPEEENKFKGKGQRTDGKSCHKALKKEIIKPKVVENLEPWKDKLPGGIRTKCTEYEDLLKKGRIPGIVGKFTERKN